The Onthophagus taurus isolate NC chromosome 2, IU_Otau_3.0, whole genome shotgun sequence genome includes a window with the following:
- the LOC111428816 gene encoding UPAR/Ly6 domain-containing protein crok-like — protein sequence MGGSVLVFVNVLILGSFIIECLANSDNSQTSEHKPIQCYDCNSEYDPRCGLDFDNYTIGVVNCNEKRKLDHMKTFVPILCRKVIQKVHGKIRVIRGCGYIKDEDHDDKECYTRSGTHDVKVTYCSCTTSLCNGAPRFGYPAEVSAICGTAFLATIIMTAWIN from the exons ATGGGCGGTAGTGTGTTGGTTTTcgttaatgttttaatattagGAAGTTTTATAATTGAAT GTCTAGCAAACAGTGACAATTCACAAACTAGCGAACATAAACCTATACAATGTTATGATTGTAATTCAGAGTACGATCCTAGATGTGGTTTGGATTTTGACAACTACACCATAGGCGTCGTTAATTGTAACGAGAAAAGGAAATTAGATCATATGAAAACATTTGTTCCCATTTTGTGTAGgaaagttattcaaaaag TTCATGGTAAAATAAGGGTAATTCGTGGTTGCGGTTATATAAAAGATGAAGATCACGACGATAAGGAATGTTATACGCGTTCCGGTACACATGACGTGAAAGTAACATATTGCTCCTGCACTACGAGCCTATGCAACGGAGCACCCCGATTTGGGTATCCTGCCGAGGTTTCCGCTATTTGCGGTACCGCTTTCCTAGCGACGATCATAATGACCGCTTGGATCAACTAA